GCGCGGTCCAGGTGGTACCTGCCGCCGCGAACGAATTTCGGCATGTTCGGTGGACTGCCGACGCGAATGGAAACGAAGCAGGCAAATTCAGACAATACCGAACGCTGGCTTTTTCCCCGGCAGTTGACGTGCCACTTCATTCCACCCGCCCATTAATAGGAATGTCCGACTTGAAGCCTCGTCCTATTCGGTTGAGGTGCGAATACGGCAGCACCTTCGCGGCGAGCATTCACGGCTGTTAGAACGATCAGATCCGCCCCGGGACACGGTCCCCGCCGCGCGCGGCTGTCCGCCCCGCCCGGCCCGCCCGCACAACAGTCCGGTACAGCACGTCGACCCGTTCCACCACATCCCGGACGTCGTGGCACGCCACCGCGTGCGCCCGGGCGGCCGCCCCGCGCCGTTCGCATTCGATCGGATCGGTCAGTGCCCGCGCGATCCCCGCGGCCAGCGCGACCGGGTCCCCGGCCGGCACCGGCCCGCCGGCCCGCTCCGACGGCGGCAGGCACTCCCGTGCCCCCGGCACATCGGTCAGCAGGACGGGCCGGCCCGCCGCCATCGCCTCCAGCGGCGCCAGCGCCATCCCCTCCCAGCGCGAGGGCAGCACCACCAGGTCGGCGGCCGCCAGCCAGGGGCGCGGATCCGGTACGTCACCGACCGCCCGCACCCGGAACGGCTCCGCCAACTCCCTTACTGTGGCGGCCAGTACGGCCTGGTCCGGACCGCCGCCGACCAGCGCCAGCCGGGCCGCCGGCACCCGCGCCAGGACCTGCGGCCAGGCCGCCAGCAGGACATCCTGGCCCTTCTGGCGGCAGAGCCGGCCGACACAGACCGCGAGCGGGGCCTCCAGGTCCAGGCCCAGCGAGATCCGGGCCGCGCGCCGGTCGGCGGGTGAGTGGTGGCGGACGTCCACGCCGTTCGGGACGACCGCCCAGCGCGCCCGGACCCCGGCGCCCTCGCCGTCCCGGCGCTCCTGCTCGCTGACGCAGAGCACCCGGTCCGCCCACCGGGCCGCGTACCGCTCCCAGCGCAGGGTGGCCGCCGCCAGCGGGCCCTGGACCGCCGCGAACGACCAGGCGTGCGGCTGGAAGACGGTCGGCACCGCGCCCCGGACGGCCAGCCGGCCGGCCAGCCCCGCCTTGGCGCTGTGCAGGTGGAGCACGTCGGGCGCCGCGTCCCGGACGATCCGGCGCAGCCGCCAGGCCTCGGCCGCCGTCGCCGGGCCGGGCGAGCGGCGGGCCGGCCAGGCCCGCACCAGCGCCCCCGCCGCGGCGGCCTCGGGCGCCAGCCGGCCGCCGTCCGGGCAGGCCACCAGCACCCGGTGGCCCGCCTCGCGCTGGCCGCGGACCAGGTCGACCAGCACCCGGGCGACGCCGCCGTCGACCGGCTGGGCGATGTGAAGGATCGTCATAGGCACGGCCGCGAGCCTAGGGTCCGCCCACCTCCGCGAAACCCCTCGACCGCTCGCCCGGTACGGCTTCCACCCGTACGGCGCCGACGGCCGTACGGGTGTCCGGGTCATTCGAACAGACTTGCCCGCCAAACGGGTTGTCCGGGAACGGGGTCGTCCGGGGCCCGGCTGCCCGGGGCCGGGTTGTCGGGGGCCGGGTCGTCCGGGGCCCGGCTGCCCGGGGCCGGAAGGCCGGCTGCCCCGGTCGGGGCCGGAAGGCCGGCTGCCCCGGTCGGGGCCGGAAGGCCGGCTGCCCCGGTCGGGGCCGGAAGGCCGGCTGCCCCGGTCGGGTCCGGTCGGCCGCCGGTCAGCGGACCTCGTCCGCCAGCGCGGCCAGCACCTGGTCGTGGATCCGGTTGAGCCCCTTCG
The sequence above is a segment of the Kitasatospora sp. NBC_00240 genome. Coding sequences within it:
- a CDS encoding glycosyltransferase, yielding MTILHIAQPVDGGVARVLVDLVRGQREAGHRVLVACPDGGRLAPEAAAAGALVRAWPARRSPGPATAAEAWRLRRIVRDAAPDVLHLHSAKAGLAGRLAVRGAVPTVFQPHAWSFAAVQGPLAAATLRWERYAARWADRVLCVSEQERRDGEGAGVRARWAVVPNGVDVRHHSPADRRAARISLGLDLEAPLAVCVGRLCRQKGQDVLLAAWPQVLARVPAARLALVGGGPDQAVLAATVRELAEPFRVRAVGDVPDPRPWLAAADLVVLPSRWEGMALAPLEAMAAGRPVLLTDVPGARECLPPSERAGGPVPAGDPVALAAGIARALTDPIECERRGAAARAHAVACHDVRDVVERVDVLYRTVVRAGRAGRTAARGGDRVPGRI